A window of Candidatus Poribacteria bacterium contains these coding sequences:
- a CDS encoding DNA gyrase inhibitor YacG, with protein MQHTCSMCGTVYDFVWKEGTPLPKNFPFCSTRCKAADLSKWLNEEYTIATALPNTMLSDTEHEILAELAELGVSPDDDTD; from the coding sequence ATGCAACACACATGTAGTATGTGCGGGACAGTTTACGATTTTGTATGGAAAGAGGGAACACCTTTACCGAAAAACTTCCCTTTCTGTAGCACTCGGTGTAAAGCAGCAGACCTGTCAAAATGGTTGAACGAGGAATACACGATTGCCACCGCACTACCAAATACGATGCTGTCGGACACCGAGCATGAAATTCTTGCCGAACTCGCTGAATTGGGCGTGAGTCCTGACGATGACACCGACTAA
- a CDS encoding nicotinate-nucleotide adenylyltransferase, with protein MDIPMPKTTKRIAVMGGTFNPIHYAHLISAEQVRAGLGYDKILFIPSARPPHKVADADIIEPEHRYQMVLLAIEGNPNFEGSRIELERAGPSYTVETLKALKEVYGETTELAWIIGADSLIEYKVWRNFDEVLQRCVMIATTRPNYNLNRVPLEIRKRVTTFPITGVDISATVIRDRVRKGHSIQYLVPEGVHAYIEQHRLYL; from the coding sequence ATGGACATTCCGATGCCGAAAACTACCAAAAGAATCGCAGTGATGGGTGGGACATTTAACCCAATTCACTATGCCCATCTGATCAGTGCTGAGCAGGTTCGGGCAGGATTGGGTTACGATAAAATTCTGTTCATACCTTCTGCCCGACCTCCGCATAAGGTTGCAGACGCTGATATTATCGAACCCGAACATCGGTATCAAATGGTGCTTTTGGCAATCGAAGGAAATCCGAATTTTGAAGGGTCGCGTATTGAATTGGAACGCGCAGGTCCGTCATATACTGTTGAAACACTCAAAGCCTTGAAAGAGGTCTATGGAGAAACGACTGAGCTCGCATGGATTATTGGCGCCGACTCCCTTATTGAATATAAAGTCTGGCGGAACTTCGATGAAGTCTTACAACGATGTGTTATGATCGCGACAACGCGTCCAAATTACAACTTGAATCGAGTTCCCTTAGAAATCCGTAAACGGGTTACCACCTTTCCGATAACAGGTGTTGATATATCCGCCACAGTTATCCGGGATCGTGTGCGAAAAGGTCATTCAATCCAGTATCTCGTGCCAGAGGGGGTCCACGCCTATATTGAGCAGCATCGGTTGTATCTATGA
- a CDS encoding HD domain-containing protein, which translates to MNCTLTKLRAHPKSIEIQKYLSDKLSEKRYQHVLSVQEMSVDLAQVHGADSWHANLAALLHDSAKWMSVQELHTEIKRYEIRLDPIEKQNPSLLHPFIGVKIAIEKFAVTELEILEAIRNHTTGSPSMGIIAQILYVADFAEPTRTHKEVDVVRKLAYTDLHRAVHHVARAKIVYLLEKGVLIHPNTLHTYNRTLEGGEI; encoded by the coding sequence ATGAATTGCACATTAACTAAACTTCGGGCACACCCGAAGTCGATCGAGATTCAGAAATATCTCTCAGACAAGCTGAGCGAGAAACGCTATCAGCACGTCCTCTCTGTCCAAGAGATGAGCGTTGATTTAGCACAGGTTCATGGAGCCGACAGCTGGCATGCCAATCTCGCTGCACTTTTGCATGATAGCGCAAAATGGATGAGTGTGCAGGAACTACACACGGAAATAAAACGTTACGAAATTCGTCTGGATCCGATCGAAAAGCAAAATCCATCTCTTTTGCATCCGTTCATCGGCGTAAAAATCGCAATAGAAAAGTTCGCTGTAACGGAACTCGAAATTCTTGAAGCCATTCGGAACCATACGACAGGTAGCCCCTCGATGGGTATTATTGCACAGATATTATATGTGGCAGACTTCGCAGAACCAACGCGTACCCATAAGGAGGTCGATGTCGTCCGGAAGTTAGCTTATACAGATTTACACCGAGCCGTGCACCATGTCGCGCGTGCGAAAATTGTGTATCTCTTAGAGAAAGGGGTGTTGATTCATCCGAATACGCTGCATACCTACAACAGGACATTAGAAGGTGGCGAGATTTAA
- a CDS encoding peptide ABC transporter substrate-binding protein: MQIISPKFSSRYCVVLTLTLFLVGCGVPNNPYPKSEHDQEIYYNTFVAEPKHFDPAISYSSDEYRLIQQIYEPPLQYHYLKRPYELTPLTAKAMPHPRYFDADGKALPSNAPAASVARTVYEIRIRQGIMYQQHPCFAKTENGEWRYRNLTKSEVKGFDEVKDFSMTGTRELIAADYVYQIKRMADPSVSCPILSTLKDYILGMEAYSAAIAKGQADAPFPGVEVVDRYTYRITLKTKYPQFIYWLAMPFFSPMPKEAIDFYSQPAVADRNITIDRFPVGTGAYRIETLLAYKEIVLVKNENFRVVRYPSSGEPGDREAGLLDDAWEIIPFIPRIVYKLEKEYIPRWNKFLQGYYDSSGISSDTFDSAVAFNDTGDPRISEEMRAKEIVLRTSVEPTTLYLAFNMLDDTVGGNSVEKQKLRQAISIVLDYEEYVEIFRNGRGVSSHSPIPPGIFGYEGGESGINAYVYNWDAAQQRPVRKSIEDARRLLAEAGYPGGQDSKGNPLVVTFDNAWTSAGATPRIMWIRNKLEQLGITMENRTTDYNRFRDKVKNGNFQIISWGWHADYPDAENFLFLLYGPNARAVHGGENTANYDNVEYNKLFEQMKNMENSPERLAIIRKMKHLLQRDAPWVFTYHPVTFGLSHQWVKNSKPSTMGYGSLKYLRIDAGERSEHREAWNQPIVWPLWVGAAFLILGTIPAVITIWKREHGIIKK; encoded by the coding sequence ATGCAAATTATATCGCCGAAATTTTCAAGTCGATATTGTGTAGTCTTAACACTAACTCTTTTTCTCGTTGGTTGCGGTGTGCCGAATAATCCGTATCCGAAATCTGAACACGATCAAGAAATTTACTACAACACGTTCGTTGCAGAGCCGAAGCACTTCGATCCAGCGATCTCCTACAGTTCAGACGAATACAGGCTCATCCAGCAGATTTATGAACCCCCATTGCAATATCATTACTTGAAAAGGCCCTACGAACTTACCCCGTTGACAGCGAAGGCAATGCCACACCCCCGCTATTTTGATGCCGATGGAAAGGCGTTACCGTCAAATGCGCCTGCGGCATCAGTGGCGCGCACCGTTTATGAAATTCGTATTCGTCAGGGAATTATGTATCAGCAACATCCGTGTTTTGCGAAGACTGAAAACGGCGAATGGCGTTACCGTAACTTAACGAAATCAGAGGTCAAGGGGTTTGATGAGGTCAAAGATTTCTCAATGACAGGCACGCGTGAGCTCATCGCTGCGGATTATGTCTATCAGATCAAACGGATGGCGGATCCGAGCGTCTCTTGTCCGATTCTCAGCACTTTAAAGGATTACATCCTCGGCATGGAAGCGTATTCAGCCGCTATTGCGAAGGGACAGGCGGATGCACCTTTTCCGGGTGTCGAGGTCGTAGATCGGTACACCTATCGGATTACCCTCAAGACGAAGTATCCGCAGTTTATCTATTGGTTAGCGATGCCCTTCTTTTCCCCAATGCCGAAAGAGGCAATTGACTTTTACAGTCAGCCGGCTGTCGCGGATCGGAACATCACGATTGACAGGTTTCCTGTGGGCACGGGAGCGTATCGGATAGAAACCCTTCTCGCATACAAAGAGATCGTTCTCGTGAAAAATGAGAATTTTCGGGTGGTGCGTTACCCATCAAGCGGCGAACCCGGGGATAGGGAAGCCGGGCTTTTAGACGACGCGTGGGAAATAATTCCTTTTATTCCAAGAATCGTCTATAAATTGGAAAAGGAATACATTCCGCGCTGGAATAAATTCTTACAAGGCTACTATGATAGTTCCGGCATTTCTTCGGATACGTTTGACAGTGCCGTCGCGTTTAACGATACAGGCGATCCGAGAATAAGTGAGGAGATGCGAGCGAAGGAAATCGTGCTACGCACGAGTGTTGAACCGACGACGCTATACCTTGCTTTTAATATGTTGGACGATACCGTGGGTGGAAACTCAGTGGAAAAACAGAAACTCCGTCAAGCGATTTCGATCGTTTTAGATTATGAGGAGTATGTTGAGATTTTCCGCAATGGACGCGGTGTTAGCTCGCACAGTCCTATTCCGCCGGGTATCTTTGGTTACGAAGGCGGCGAGAGCGGTATAAACGCTTATGTTTATAATTGGGATGCCGCGCAGCAGCGTCCGGTTCGCAAATCCATTGAAGACGCCAGACGCCTCCTTGCAGAAGCCGGTTACCCAGGTGGACAGGATAGTAAGGGAAACCCGCTTGTCGTCACTTTTGACAATGCATGGACCTCGGCCGGTGCTACGCCACGCATAATGTGGATACGGAATAAGTTAGAGCAACTCGGCATTACAATGGAGAACCGCACCACGGATTACAACCGATTTCGCGACAAAGTGAAGAACGGGAATTTCCAAATCATCTCCTGGGGATGGCATGCGGATTACCCGGATGCGGAAAATTTTCTATTTCTCCTCTATGGACCGAATGCGAGAGCCGTCCACGGTGGTGAAAATACGGCTAACTACGATAACGTGGAATACAATAAACTCTTCGAGCAGATGAAAAATATGGAGAACTCGCCAGAACGGTTGGCAATCATTCGCAAGATGAAGCATCTGCTGCAACGGGATGCGCCGTGGGTCTTCACCTACCATCCTGTTACTTTCGGTTTGTCGCATCAATGGGTGAAGAACAGCAAGCCGAGTACGATGGGATATGGCTCGCTCAAATATCTTCGGATTGATGCTGGTGAGCGGTCGGAACATCGGGAGGCGTGGAATCAACCGATTGTCTGGCCCCTATGGGTAGGCGCAGCTTTTCTCATTTTAGGCACTATTCCAGCTGTAATCACAATTTGGAAACGGGAGCATGGGATAATTAAAAAATGA
- the rsfS gene encoding ribosome silencing factor — MVKAAASAAMSRRAQDGVILDLRELDGFTDFFAIFSGTSDIQVEGISQAVIEELETNWAQRPWHQEGERKADWILLDYVDFVVHVFLSDRRSYYNLERLWAEANQIELPELTMPIHQETWEEDMDPDGALVFGEQEKTTPDG; from the coding sequence ATGGTGAAGGCTGCGGCATCTGCCGCAATGAGTCGACGCGCACAGGACGGCGTCATTCTCGATCTACGGGAACTTGACGGCTTCACGGATTTTTTTGCAATCTTTAGTGGCACCTCTGATATTCAAGTAGAAGGTATATCACAAGCCGTTATTGAGGAACTCGAAACGAACTGGGCACAGCGACCTTGGCATCAGGAGGGAGAGCGCAAAGCAGATTGGATTCTCTTAGACTACGTCGACTTCGTCGTCCATGTTTTTCTGTCCGATAGGCGTTCCTACTATAATCTTGAACGCTTGTGGGCTGAGGCAAATCAGATTGAATTGCCAGAACTCACGATGCCGATTCACCAAGAAACATGGGAAGAAGATATGGATCCCGATGGTGCGCTGGTTTTTGGTGAACAGGAGAAGACCACACCAGACGGATAA
- a CDS encoding Stp1/IreP family PP2C-type Ser/Thr phosphatase, whose protein sequence is MQFAAKTDTGKLRERNEDRYYFDTQLQLFAIADGMSGHASGDVASLIALEIIQEWAKTQASPQSDLGPMKRLAVLTELAEEANQRIYTTAESSGKARGMGTTLIAGFVTFSYLTYVHVGDSRLYVLRDGKITQITTDDTFVQKMVEKGEITSEESRVHEKRNIVTQAVGLMPTVTVSADAYPLGPGDIVLACTDGLHDMIVNDDEIAEIIMASRNIEEASENLLNKALDYGGTDNVTVLLFAID, encoded by the coding sequence ATGCAGTTTGCAGCAAAAACAGATACAGGTAAACTTCGTGAAAGAAACGAAGACCGATACTATTTTGATACGCAACTCCAGTTATTTGCCATCGCTGATGGTATGAGTGGGCATGCGAGCGGCGATGTCGCGAGTCTTATCGCGCTTGAGATTATTCAGGAGTGGGCGAAAACCCAAGCATCTCCACAGAGCGATTTAGGTCCCATGAAAAGACTCGCGGTTTTGACCGAACTCGCGGAGGAAGCGAATCAGCGTATCTATACCACAGCGGAGAGCAGTGGCAAGGCACGCGGTATGGGCACCACCCTCATCGCGGGCTTTGTTACCTTCAGTTACCTCACCTATGTCCATGTCGGGGATAGCCGACTGTACGTGCTACGCGATGGCAAAATCACACAAATAACAACAGATGATACATTCGTTCAAAAGATGGTCGAAAAGGGCGAAATAACGTCCGAAGAGAGTCGCGTTCACGAGAAACGCAATATTGTTACCCAGGCTGTCGGTCTGATGCCCACTGTCACTGTCAGTGCTGATGCCTATCCGCTAGGTCCAGGCGACATCGTTCTCGCGTGTACCGATGGCTTGCATGACATGATTGTCAACGATGATGAGATTGCTGAGATTATTATGGCGTCCCGCAATATTGAAGAAGCGTCAGAAAATCTCCTCAACAAAGCCCTTGATTACGGGGGCACTGATAACGTCACAGTTCTCCTCTTCGCTATCGATTAA
- a CDS encoding SIS domain-containing protein, with protein MSPSHLRYLHVAQDVLKQIEATQTEAIAQASEMCAETIAADGLVYLFGSGHSRMPVEEIFPRYGSFPGFFPIVELAVTFHNQVVGCNGQRQALFLENISGYAEVILRNFTFGPHDCMMVFSNSGTNILPIEIAMGAKARNLPVIAVSSIAHSRSSTSKHASGERLFEVADLTIDNCNPPGDAVVDIPNLAYPVGPTSSIGTLAIVNAIKCRVAELLTERGKPPVVLTGAHFLGPEKSAEQIERAYDDYKARVQRS; from the coding sequence ATGAGCCCCTCCCATCTACGTTATCTACACGTTGCACAAGACGTTCTAAAACAAATTGAAGCGACACAAACCGAGGCGATTGCACAAGCCTCTGAGATGTGCGCAGAAACTATCGCAGCAGACGGTCTCGTCTACCTATTCGGATCTGGGCATTCCCGGATGCCAGTCGAGGAAATTTTTCCGCGTTATGGCAGTTTTCCGGGTTTCTTTCCCATCGTTGAATTAGCAGTTACGTTCCACAACCAGGTCGTCGGGTGTAACGGTCAACGACAAGCCCTCTTTCTGGAAAACATCTCAGGGTATGCAGAGGTAATTCTACGCAATTTCACCTTCGGACCCCACGACTGCATGATGGTGTTTTCCAACTCCGGTACAAACATCCTACCGATCGAAATAGCGATGGGAGCCAAGGCACGAAACCTGCCTGTCATCGCTGTAAGCTCGATCGCACACAGCCGTTCATCGACCTCAAAACACGCCTCCGGCGAACGCTTGTTTGAAGTCGCGGATCTAACCATCGACAACTGTAATCCGCCCGGAGATGCCGTCGTAGATATTCCGAATTTGGCATATCCTGTGGGACCTACGTCCAGCATCGGGACGCTCGCGATTGTCAATGCCATTAAATGCCGAGTTGCAGAACTCCTGACAGAACGCGGAAAACCGCCCGTCGTGTTGACCGGTGCGCATTTCCTCGGACCGGAAAAATCAGCAGAGCAGATTGAAAGGGCTTATGACGATTATAAAGCCCGGGTTCAACGTAGTTAG
- a CDS encoding aldo/keto reductase yields the protein MKHIKIPGVSKDISQMILGTMVFSPVKFDYSTEMLDAFLDAGGNALDTAHGYGGGDSEMLIGLWMRQRGNRDEVFLIDKGGHPQGRVPRPRLSPEELKSDLDESLIRLRTDYIDLYMLHRDDPVIPVETIIDYLNDEIGAGRIRSAAASNWQPQRIIDANTYAAENGLAGFVSCSNNISLAVPMEPMWGGCVCVDDAAREWHQESQFPLMPWSSQARGFFSGAFTPENRENRDMVRVYYNDGNFERLERAKKLGEKYGYSAIQVSLAYCFNISFPVLPIVGPITLTEMDSSLGAMGLELSDAEMAWLNLERDDNPL from the coding sequence ATGAAGCATATAAAAATTCCCGGGGTCAGCAAAGACATCTCGCAGATGATTCTGGGGACCATGGTATTTTCACCTGTAAAATTTGACTATAGCACCGAAATGCTTGACGCATTCCTTGACGCTGGTGGAAATGCCCTTGACACGGCACACGGTTATGGTGGCGGTGATAGTGAAATGCTTATCGGTCTCTGGATGCGGCAACGCGGTAACCGAGACGAAGTTTTTCTCATTGACAAAGGTGGACATCCACAAGGCAGAGTGCCGCGTCCACGTCTCTCCCCCGAAGAACTCAAAAGCGATCTCGATGAGAGTCTCATCCGACTCCGCACGGATTATATCGACCTTTACATGCTCCATCGCGACGATCCGGTGATTCCCGTTGAAACGATTATTGATTACTTGAACGATGAGATTGGTGCGGGACGTATCCGATCGGCTGCCGCTTCTAACTGGCAACCGCAGCGTATTATCGATGCCAACACATACGCAGCTGAAAACGGATTGGCAGGATTTGTTTCCTGTAGCAATAACATCAGTCTCGCAGTGCCGATGGAACCGATGTGGGGTGGGTGTGTCTGCGTTGACGATGCCGCCCGTGAATGGCATCAGGAAAGCCAGTTCCCGTTGATGCCTTGGTCATCGCAAGCACGAGGCTTCTTTAGCGGTGCATTTACACCGGAGAACCGCGAAAACAGAGATATGGTGCGCGTTTATTACAACGATGGCAACTTTGAAAGACTCGAGCGTGCTAAGAAATTAGGCGAAAAATATGGCTATTCCGCGATTCAGGTCTCCCTTGCATACTGCTTCAATATTTCATTCCCGGTTCTCCCAATTGTTGGACCTATAACCTTAACGGAGATGGATTCCTCGCTCGGGGCAATGGGACTTGAACTTTCTGATGCCGAAATGGCGTGGCTCAACTTAGAAAGGGACGATAATCCATTATGA